From a region of the Pontibacillus yanchengensis genome:
- a CDS encoding carbohydrate ABC transporter permease, giving the protein MKHTIWTKPFYYVFAFFIASISLYPIILMILSSFKSSAEIFTSPLAFPKSFTLETYKNLLDQIPFMTYFLNSTIVSVVSVSLILITSSLAAFYIARFTFYWNNMLFFFFLMGMMLPIKLGIVPLFILMKDLDLLNTLWALIFMYTATGIPISVLILTGFFRTMPHELEEAARIDGAGNLRILWNVVLPLMRPALGTVMILQFIQSWNDFFFPLVFITDEMKKTIPVGMLSLFGQYSADWGALFAGLTLASLPMIVLFFIASKQFMEGLTQGAIK; this is encoded by the coding sequence TACGTTTTTGCGTTTTTTATCGCATCGATTAGTTTGTATCCAATTATTTTGATGATTCTATCGTCTTTTAAATCAAGCGCGGAGATCTTCACAAGCCCTCTTGCGTTCCCAAAATCGTTCACACTCGAGACGTACAAAAACTTGCTCGATCAGATTCCGTTCATGACATACTTCTTGAATAGTACGATTGTGAGTGTCGTTTCCGTTAGTTTGATTTTAATTACATCTTCTCTAGCAGCTTTTTACATTGCTAGATTCACCTTTTATTGGAACAACATGCTGTTTTTCTTTTTCCTAATGGGCATGATGCTTCCTATCAAACTTGGAATCGTTCCACTCTTCATATTAATGAAAGATCTCGATTTATTGAACACTTTATGGGCACTGATTTTCATGTACACAGCTACAGGGATTCCGATTTCCGTTCTAATTTTAACGGGTTTTTTCCGAACGATGCCCCATGAATTAGAGGAAGCAGCTCGCATTGACGGGGCAGGTAACTTGCGCATCTTATGGAATGTCGTGTTGCCGCTCATGCGTCCAGCACTAGGAACGGTAATGATTCTACAATTCATTCAATCCTGGAATGACTTTTTCTTCCCGTTGGTGTTCATAACCGATGAGATGAAAAAGACGATTCCAGTCGGGATGTTGTCTCTCTTCGGCCAATACTCAGCTGATTGGGGTGCATTATTTGCAGGACTGACGCTTGCCTCGCTACCGATGATTGTCCTGTTCTTCATTGCATCGAAACAGTTCATGGAAGGACTGACGCAAGGTGCAATTAAATAA
- a CDS encoding BadF/BadG/BcrA/BcrD ATPase family protein produces MQLNNMYIGIDGGGSKTEAMMCDEKGVVVARTVGGSTNVKSRSTDAIKQTLKELFHDLFIQADVAYEHVTGVFVSSAGGDRLEDHERWQDWIYEVAPGIRGKMDVRNDAYGALASGTFSMEGTVLIAGTGSIAYSILDGESRRVGGWGYLLGDEGSGYDLGRQALSKVAHMHDGLMELDLEFMQIMLTSLQVDSAAEVITAVYEDDYPRRRIASLAEHVILLAQAGNATARQIIGEALRSLLELVDQVHSEDVPLVLSGGMFQSTFMRLAFCNLFEKKYPHHHAIIHPDVPPVVGALVCALLLGEETVTNEVKENLQSSSRSLNRSFT; encoded by the coding sequence GTGCAATTAAATAACATGTATATCGGTATAGACGGCGGCGGTTCAAAAACGGAAGCTATGATGTGTGATGAAAAAGGTGTTGTGGTTGCGCGAACTGTTGGAGGTTCCACCAATGTGAAGTCGAGGTCAACGGATGCTATTAAGCAAACACTGAAGGAGCTTTTTCATGATTTATTTATCCAAGCGGATGTCGCTTATGAACATGTTACGGGCGTTTTTGTTTCCTCTGCTGGAGGGGACCGGTTGGAAGATCATGAGCGGTGGCAAGACTGGATTTACGAGGTAGCGCCAGGTATTCGTGGAAAGATGGATGTGCGAAACGATGCATATGGAGCGCTCGCCAGTGGAACCTTTTCCATGGAAGGAACAGTACTGATTGCAGGTACTGGGTCGATTGCTTACTCAATTCTGGATGGGGAGTCTAGACGTGTTGGCGGTTGGGGGTACCTGCTTGGTGATGAAGGAAGCGGGTATGACCTTGGTCGCCAGGCGTTATCGAAAGTTGCGCATATGCATGATGGCTTGATGGAGCTCGACCTCGAATTCATGCAGATTATGTTGACCTCGTTGCAGGTAGACAGCGCGGCTGAGGTGATAACAGCTGTGTATGAGGATGACTATCCAAGGCGGAGAATTGCTTCCCTTGCTGAGCACGTCATTTTATTGGCGCAAGCTGGGAATGCTACAGCACGACAAATCATTGGGGAAGCGTTGAGAAGTTTACTAGAGCTAGTAGATCAGGTTCATTCGGAAGATGTGCCATTGGTGTTGAGCGGAGGGATGTTCCAATCAACGTTTATGCGCCTAGCTTTTTGCAACCTTTTTGAGAAAAAATATCCGCATCATCATGCCATCATTCATCCAGATGTACCTCCTGTTGTAGGCGCATTAGTGTGCGCATTGCTTTTGGGAGAGGAAACGGTGACAAATGAAGTGAAGGAGAATCTACAATCCTCAAGCCGGTCTTTGAACCGTAGCTTTACTTGA
- the murQ gene encoding N-acetylmuramic acid 6-phosphate etherase yields the protein MSETDPIVNTEMRNEKSNHLHQFSTMDIIKLMNEEDDKVAGAVKHALPQIERVIDRAVEVMEKGGRLFYFGAGTSGRLGVLDASECPPTFGVSHDLVNGVIAGGDEALRYPIENAEDSKETGAADVRKHVSAEDMVIGIASSGRTPYVLGAMEAAFELEVSTGCVCCNVGTELAEMVGYPIEVPVGAEVVTGSTRLKAGTAQKMVLNMISTATMIKLGKVYRNLMVNVQASNEKLRKRAISIIQELTGVDETKAAYYSRQANGDARIATLMILLEIDANAAQSLLDQKNGHFPNAVKGFEVADGKRE from the coding sequence ATGTCTGAAACCGATCCAATCGTTAACACAGAAATGCGCAATGAAAAGTCCAACCACTTGCACCAGTTTTCGACGATGGACATTATTAAACTGATGAACGAAGAGGATGACAAGGTAGCCGGTGCTGTCAAACATGCCCTTCCTCAAATTGAACGGGTGATCGACCGGGCTGTCGAGGTGATGGAAAAGGGAGGTAGACTCTTTTATTTCGGTGCTGGAACGAGCGGTCGCCTCGGGGTACTCGATGCATCCGAATGCCCGCCAACGTTCGGCGTCTCGCATGACCTCGTTAACGGAGTGATTGCAGGCGGTGACGAGGCTTTACGCTATCCGATCGAAAATGCCGAAGACAGCAAAGAAACAGGTGCAGCGGATGTGCGAAAGCATGTGAGCGCTGAAGATATGGTTATCGGCATTGCCTCAAGCGGTCGCACCCCATATGTGCTAGGCGCGATGGAAGCTGCCTTTGAGTTGGAAGTATCCACAGGGTGCGTATGCTGTAATGTCGGAACCGAACTTGCCGAAATGGTCGGCTATCCTATCGAAGTACCAGTTGGAGCTGAAGTCGTCACAGGCTCAACCCGATTGAAGGCAGGAACCGCGCAAAAAATGGTGCTAAACATGATTTCCACCGCCACCATGATTAAGCTCGGAAAAGTGTATCGGAATCTCATGGTCAACGTCCAAGCCTCAAATGAAAAATTACGCAAACGCGCCATTTCCATCATTCAAGAACTTACCGGCGTAGATGAGACGAAAGCCGCTTACTATAGTCGTCAGGCCAATGGCGACGCCCGCATCGCTACTCTGATGATACTGCTGGAAATTGACGCAAACGCAGCACAATCATTACTCGATCAGAAAAATGGACACTTTCCAAATGCGGTGAAGGGGTTTGAGGTTGCTGATGGGAAGAGGGAATGA
- a CDS encoding nuclease-related domain-containing protein: protein MIVRELTKPIDLFKEEALALRLVGNYPRRAELDDSIGRRKAGYRSEKALDYYLHFLPESSFVFRGIRIPTSTAAFQIDNLILTSSAAIIVEVKHLAGNIFFDQTFDQFIRKDENGKEERFSNPIAQVDRQKIKLRNWLRPHLSQPLPIDHIIVFTHPHAILDTNMHDDPRLRNIVYADHMLDKVKELTAKYKREVLSRSQLFTLRDQLLKSDRPLDVDVLGRFGVRKEDVLKGVQCVACGRLGMKRVKLRWQCPFCWKRDISAHERAVYDYFLLMGKEITCVQCKSFLQLESRHITYQVLKGMNLRSTGSNKGRKYHMPANIADLYMK, encoded by the coding sequence TTGATTGTTAGAGAACTGACAAAACCGATTGATTTGTTTAAGGAAGAAGCATTAGCGCTGCGCCTAGTTGGGAATTATCCCCGGCGTGCTGAGCTTGATGATAGCATAGGCCGGAGGAAAGCTGGATATCGTAGCGAGAAGGCGCTTGATTATTACCTGCATTTTTTGCCCGAATCCTCATTCGTTTTCCGCGGAATCCGCATCCCCACTAGTACCGCAGCCTTTCAAATCGACAACCTGATTTTGACTTCAAGTGCAGCTATCATCGTAGAAGTGAAGCACCTAGCAGGCAACATCTTTTTTGATCAAACGTTTGATCAATTTATTAGAAAAGATGAAAATGGCAAGGAAGAACGCTTCTCCAACCCCATTGCCCAAGTCGACCGCCAGAAAATCAAACTCCGCAACTGGCTCCGCCCCCATCTCTCCCAACCACTCCCCATCGACCACATCATCGTATTCACCCACCCACATGCCATCCTTGATACTAACATGCACGACGACCCGAGATTGCGCAACATTGTATATGCAGATCACATGCTAGATAAGGTGAAGGAACTTACTGCGAAATATAAGAGGGAAGTCCTGTCTAGGAGCCAACTGTTCACACTACGTGACCAACTTTTGAAAAGCGACCGCCCACTGGACGTTGATGTACTGGGAAGGTTTGGCGTTCGGAAGGAAGATGTGTTGAAGGGCGTGCAGTGTGTTGCGTGTGGGCGATTGGGGATGAAGAGAGTAAAACTACGCTGGCAATGTCCCTTTTGTTGGAAAAGGGATATTTCTGCGCATGAACGCGCTGTTTATGATTATTTTTTATTGATGGGGAAGGAGATTACGTGTGTACAATGTAAATCTTTTTTGCAATTGGAGTCTAGACACATAACTTATCAAGTTTTAAAAGGAATGAATCTAAGAAGTACGGGTTCCAATAAGGGAAGGAAATACCACATGCCTGCTAATATAGCTGATCTCTATATGAAGTAG